The Poseidonibacter antarcticus genome includes a region encoding these proteins:
- the htpG gene encoding molecular chaperone HtpG: MAKHQFQTEVGQLLQLMTHSLYSNKEIFIRELVSNASDAIDKLNYLKLTDEKIKSALPEDWAGQVTITFDKEDKSLTIIDNGIGMNEEDLIASIGTIAKSGTKSFVEAMTGDAKKDSNLIGQFGVGFYSVFMVASHVDVISKKAGEDTGYKWSSDGTGEFDLAPCTKESSGTVIYIKLKDEEAEEFATKERIENIVTKYSNHIAYPIFLSYKEEVTETLSEEDEKAGKEAKKTIEDRNEKINEATALWMQPKSKLKADEYNAFYKSISHDSQDPMATIHTKAEGVNEYTTLFYIPKTAPMDMYRADYQPGVKLYVKRVFITDSEKELLPTYLRFVRGIIDSEDLPLNVSREILQENRVMANIKQASVKKILNEIKKMSKDEEKYAEFIEQYNRALKEGAYQDFTNKEAILELIRFKSSSSDKMTSLKAYKEAADIEQKAIYYIVGENENILRNSPLLEAYKKNNIEVLILDDKEIDEIITPMYGAYQDWEFKDITTAEAPKVEQSDEDKKEVEEKFEDITKKIKEILGDAVTDVRVTTRLSQSPSCVVKDAGDAQMAQMAQMMKAMGQAMPDSAPILEINPDHEIVTKLNGLNDDALVSDVSWVLLDQAKLSEGMEITDAVAFAQRLNRITAKAL, from the coding sequence ATGGCAAAACATCAATTTCAAACAGAAGTAGGTCAACTTTTACAATTAATGACTCACTCATTATATTCAAACAAAGAAATTTTTATAAGAGAATTAGTATCAAATGCAAGTGATGCAATTGATAAGTTAAATTACTTAAAATTAACAGATGAAAAAATTAAATCAGCGTTACCAGAAGATTGGGCAGGACAAGTTACAATTACTTTTGATAAAGAAGATAAATCTTTAACAATCATTGATAATGGTATTGGTATGAATGAAGAAGATTTAATCGCTTCAATTGGTACAATCGCAAAATCAGGAACAAAATCATTTGTTGAAGCAATGACAGGTGATGCTAAAAAAGATTCAAATTTAATCGGTCAATTTGGTGTTGGTTTTTATTCAGTATTTATGGTTGCATCTCATGTTGATGTAATTTCAAAAAAAGCTGGTGAAGATACAGGTTACAAATGGTCAAGTGATGGTACTGGTGAGTTTGATTTAGCACCTTGTACTAAAGAATCATCAGGAACTGTTATTTACATTAAATTAAAAGATGAAGAAGCAGAAGAATTTGCAACTAAAGAGAGAATTGAAAATATTGTTACAAAATATTCTAATCATATTGCTTACCCAATTTTCCTTTCTTACAAAGAAGAAGTTACTGAAACTTTAAGCGAAGAAGATGAAAAAGCAGGAAAAGAAGCTAAAAAAACTATAGAAGATAGAAATGAAAAAATCAATGAAGCAACAGCTTTATGGATGCAACCAAAATCTAAATTAAAAGCTGATGAGTACAATGCTTTTTATAAATCAATTTCTCATGATTCACAAGACCCAATGGCTACAATTCATACAAAAGCCGAAGGTGTAAACGAATATACAACTCTTTTCTATATTCCTAAAACTGCTCCAATGGATATGTATAGAGCTGATTATCAACCAGGTGTTAAACTTTATGTTAAAAGAGTATTTATTACAGATTCTGAAAAAGAATTATTACCAACTTACTTAAGATTTGTAAGAGGTATTATTGATTCTGAAGATTTACCATTAAATGTTTCAAGAGAAATTTTACAAGAAAACAGAGTTATGGCAAATATCAAACAAGCATCTGTTAAAAAGATTTTAAATGAAATCAAAAAAATGTCAAAAGATGAAGAAAAATATGCTGAATTTATTGAACAATACAACAGAGCTTTAAAAGAGGGTGCTTATCAAGATTTTACAAACAAAGAAGCAATTTTAGAATTAATTAGATTCAAATCTTCAAGTTCAGATAAAATGACATCATTAAAAGCTTATAAAGAAGCTGCTGATATTGAACAAAAAGCAATTTACTATATTGTTGGTGAGAATGAAAATATTTTAAGAAACTCACCATTGTTAGAAGCATATAAGAAAAATAATATCGAAGTTCTTATCTTAGATGATAAAGAAATTGATGAAATTATCACTCCAATGTATGGTGCTTACCAAGATTGGGAATTTAAAGATATTACAACAGCAGAAGCTCCAAAAGTTGAGCAAAGTGATGAAGATAAAAAAGAAGTAGAAGAAAAATTTGAAGACATTACTAAAAAAATAAAAGAAATTTTAGGTGATGCTGTTACTGATGTAAGAGTTACAACTAGATTATCTCAATCACCATCTTGTGTTGTAAAAGATGCAGGTGATGCACAAATGGCTCAAATGGCACAAATGATGAAAGCAATGGGTCAAGCAATGCCTGATTCTGCTCCAATCTTAGAAATTAATCCTGATCATGAAATCGTAACTAAGTTAAACGGTTTAAACGATGATGCACTTGTATCAGATGTTTCATGGGTATTATTAGACCAAGCAAAACTAAGTGAAGGTATGGAAATTACTGACGCTGTTGCATTTGCACAAAGATTAAATAGAATTACTGCAAAAGCTTTATAG
- a CDS encoding DoxX family protein has product MKAKIFNKRNLYFLTTGLIVILIGLIGGIVDIIQTQNVIVISEHLGYPLYFFTLLGVFKILGAIALVLPKRFDNFKNIAYIGFSFDFIFASFSHFSVGDSFAKVVFPLIILAILAISYITKDKS; this is encoded by the coding sequence ATGAAAGCAAAAATATTTAACAAAAGAAATTTATATTTCTTAACAACTGGATTAATAGTCATTTTAATTGGTTTAATTGGTGGAATAGTTGATATTATACAAACTCAAAATGTGATTGTTATTTCAGAACATTTGGGTTATCCATTATACTTTTTTACACTTCTTGGAGTTTTTAAAATTTTAGGTGCAATTGCTTTAGTATTACCAAAAAGATTTGATAACTTTAAAAATATCGCTTATATAGGTTTTAGTTTTGATTTTATATTTGCTTCATTTTCACATTTTAGTGTAGGTGATAGTTTTGCTAAAGTCGTATTTCCATTAATAATATTAGCTATTTTGGCTATTTCATATATCACAAAAGATAAATCTTAA
- a CDS encoding MerR family transcriptional regulator, translating to MALLDNNKDVLPLSSIAELLTAKVRTLKMYEDKGLFPQKKELKKLYSINDVQIISFVHYLASVKKINANGIKYIIEMLENNMDEKNKADFLSLIEQKLEKISGKEIIDVESM from the coding sequence ATGGCTCTATTAGATAATAACAAAGATGTGCTACCTTTAAGTAGCATAGCAGAACTTTTAACAGCAAAGGTTCGAACACTTAAAATGTATGAGGATAAAGGTTTATTTCCTCAAAAAAAAGAGTTGAAGAAATTATATTCTATTAATGATGTACAAATTATTTCTTTTGTTCATTATTTAGCTAGTGTAAAAAAGATAAATGCAAATGGAATAAAATATATTATTGAAATGCTAGAGAATAATATGGATGAAAAAAATAAAGCAGATTTCTTAAGCTTAATAGAGCAAAAACTAGAAAAAATATCAGGAAAAGAAATAATAGATGTAGAGTCTATGTAA
- a CDS encoding sensor histidine kinase produces MKIKTFIVLLSTIAGLIVSIFTAVMTFVIIGKPICSVMLIKITLTVLSVLPIIAFLSFFSGTYLSKKFKFIELRLEKIREQKFNHNESKHLITEVQEMNDDINFLSNQLNELIIDLRQKNHNLSNLLISMSHDIKTPITIINGYIEEIEDGLISSDKMPSTLNHMKKEIKYLDELTVDMLGLISSMERKKSKEKILFFYFLENEIFPLLLTNNKIELINNIEKDFIIEFNKIDLKKISLNILQNAIKYTKEGYIKVSNEKNNILFQNNGEEIKIQFKDKIFEPFFTISKSKNRKNSGFGLGLSIVNNLSKNNDYKCSLKSSDTSKTVFILEKKL; encoded by the coding sequence ATGAAAATTAAAACTTTTATAGTACTTTTATCAACTATTGCAGGACTTATTGTATCGATTTTTACAGCAGTTATGACTTTTGTTATTATTGGTAAACCAATATGTAGTGTTATGTTAATTAAAATAACATTAACAGTATTATCTGTTTTACCTATAATTGCATTTTTAAGTTTTTTTTCAGGAACATATTTATCAAAAAAATTTAAATTTATTGAATTACGTTTAGAGAAGATAAGAGAACAAAAATTTAATCATAATGAAAGTAAACACCTAATTACTGAAGTTCAAGAAATGAATGATGATATTAATTTTCTTTCAAATCAATTAAATGAATTAATTATAGATTTAAGACAAAAGAATCATAATTTATCAAATTTACTCATTTCTATGTCTCATGATATTAAGACACCAATTACGATAATAAACGGCTATATAGAAGAAATAGAAGATGGCTTGATTTCTTCTGATAAAATGCCTTCTACTTTAAATCATATGAAAAAGGAAATTAAATATTTAGATGAATTAACAGTGGATATGTTAGGTCTAATTTCATCAATGGAAAGAAAAAAATCGAAAGAAAAAATATTATTTTTTTATTTTTTAGAAAATGAAATATTTCCTTTATTATTGACAAATAACAAAATAGAGTTAATTAATAATATTGAAAAAGACTTTATAATAGAATTTAATAAAATAGATTTAAAAAAGATAAGTTTAAATATATTGCAAAATGCTATTAAATATACAAAAGAAGGTTATATTAAAGTTTCCAATGAAAAAAATAATATATTATTTCAAAATAATGGAGAAGAAATAAAAATTCAGTTCAAAGATAAAATTTTTGAACCTTTTTTTACTATTTCAAAAAGTAAAAATAGAAAAAATAGTGGATTTGGTTTGGGACTTTCAATTGTAAATAATTTGTCAAAGAATAATGATTATAAATGTAGTTTAAAAAGTAGTGATACTTCTAAAACTGTATTTATTTTAGAAAAAAAATTATAA
- a CDS encoding response regulator transcription factor: MKKKILIVEDEELIVNIIKNRLSKEVYDVDISFDGKEALYKIEKNDYDLITLDIMLPFIDGFSLCKTIREKSKRTLIIMVSAVSTQEFKTKGYEYGIDDYISKPFSAKELSLKIKSLLKRRDELSTLEIISSGILSLNDISKEIKVNNNNVNFTPSEYFLLSLFIKNKNRVYTRQELAQLIYDNYLGEIDERGIDSHICNIRKKISQYEEKNLIKTVRGIGYKIDEN; this comes from the coding sequence ATGAAAAAAAAAATATTAATAGTGGAAGATGAAGAGTTAATTGTAAATATTATTAAAAATAGACTTAGCAAAGAAGTTTATGATGTTGATATTTCTTTTGATGGAAAAGAAGCACTTTACAAGATTGAAAAAAATGATTATGACTTAATCACACTTGATATTATGCTCCCTTTTATTGATGGATTTTCCTTATGCAAAACAATAAGAGAAAAAAGTAAAAGAACTCTTATTATTATGGTTAGTGCAGTAAGTACACAAGAGTTTAAAACAAAAGGGTATGAATACGGTATAGATGATTATATTTCAAAGCCATTTTCAGCAAAAGAACTTTCATTAAAAATAAAATCATTATTAAAAAGAAGAGATGAATTAAGCACTTTAGAAATTATAAGTTCAGGTATTTTAAGTTTAAATGATATTTCAAAAGAGATAAAAGTTAATAATAACAATGTAAATTTTACACCTAGTGAATATTTTCTTTTATCCTTATTTATTAAAAATAAAAATAGAGTTTATACAAGACAAGAGTTGGCACAATTAATTTATGATAATTATTTAGGTGAAATTGATGAAAGAGGAATTGACAGTCATATTTGTAATATTAGAAAGAAAATTAGTCAATATGAAGAAAAAAATCTTATAAAAACTGTAAGAGGAATAGGATATAAAATAGATGAAAATTAA
- a CDS encoding sulfite oxidase, producing MAMMAAIVGSNIPFGSNMPSGLIPAALANSDVPFKIQGKDGLVYLNDRPVNAEAPPHILDDEFTPAEHFFIRNNGVPPEKTNDPENWTVEISGESCENPTTFTVAQLKKKFKHYTYALQIECGGNGRSEYNPPAKGNQWSTGAVGCGRWTGVKLKDVLEYCGIKKDAVYIGYYGRDTHLSGDPSKVAISRGAPMSKALEEESLLAWAYEGEDIPLVNGYPLRLVMGGWPASVSGKWLKQIVIRNKVHDGTKMTGQSYKVPCNPVAPGTKVADEDMCIIESMPVKSLITFPKSGVTHKLGEKFNFRGKAWAGDLKVEQMEVSIDFGATWKKVKKLKDPLNRLAWQSWEASVKFPKTGYYEVWARAMDSAGIRQPIILPGWNPRGYLNNACHRIAVQVV from the coding sequence ATGGCTATGATGGCTGCAATTGTTGGTTCAAATATTCCTTTTGGATCTAATATGCCTTCTGGATTAATTCCAGCAGCACTTGCAAACTCTGATGTTCCTTTTAAAATTCAAGGGAAAGATGGTTTAGTTTATTTAAATGATAGACCTGTAAATGCTGAAGCACCACCTCATATTTTAGATGATGAGTTCACACCTGCTGAACATTTTTTCATAAGAAATAATGGTGTTCCTCCTGAGAAAACAAATGATCCTGAAAATTGGACAGTTGAAATATCAGGTGAAAGTTGTGAAAATCCAACTACTTTTACAGTTGCGCAATTAAAAAAGAAATTTAAGCACTATACTTATGCTCTTCAAATAGAGTGTGGAGGAAATGGTAGAAGCGAATATAACCCACCTGCAAAAGGAAATCAATGGTCTACAGGAGCAGTTGGATGCGGTCGATGGACAGGCGTTAAATTAAAAGATGTATTAGAGTATTGTGGTATTAAAAAAGATGCTGTTTATATTGGATATTACGGGAGAGATACACATTTAAGTGGAGATCCAAGTAAAGTTGCTATTTCAAGAGGTGCTCCAATGTCAAAAGCATTAGAAGAAGAGTCATTACTAGCATGGGCTTATGAAGGTGAAGATATTCCTTTAGTTAATGGATATCCTTTAAGACTTGTTATGGGTGGATGGCCAGCTTCTGTTTCAGGTAAATGGTTAAAACAAATTGTAATAAGAAATAAAGTTCATGATGGAACTAAAATGACTGGACAATCATATAAAGTACCTTGTAATCCAGTTGCCCCTGGAACAAAAGTAGCAGATGAAGATATGTGTATTATAGAATCAATGCCTGTAAAATCATTGATTACATTTCCAAAATCAGGAGTTACTCATAAACTTGGTGAAAAATTCAATTTTAGAGGAAAAGCTTGGGCTGGTGATTTAAAAGTAGAACAAATGGAAGTATCTATTGATTTTGGAGCTACTTGGAAAAAAGTTAAAAAATTAAAAGATCCTTTAAATAGATTAGCTTGGCAATCATGGGAAGCATCTGTTAAATTCCCTAAAACTGGGTATTATGAAGTTTGGGCAAGAGCTATGGATAGTGCAGGAATTAGACAACCAATTATTTTACCAGGTTGGAATCCAAGAGGATACTTAAACAATGCTTGTCATAGAATTGCTGTACAAGTAGTTTAG
- a CDS encoding alcohol dehydrogenase family protein: MNTIPKTMNALLMTGNGDYDKLKFETNYKTPIPKENEVLIQIKAAGVNNTDINTRIAWYSKNDGDSDDASWTGESLKFPRIQGADVCGYIVDVGENIDSSRIGQRVLIEPCLQKINGKQLENPWYFGSECDGGFAQFTVVSNEHAYEIKSDYSDTQLASFPCSYSTAENLLTRSNVNENDIVLISGASGGVGSAAVQLARARGAKVIAITSKSKFEAIKEIGANQVVSREDNIVEVLGKNSVTVVIDLVAGKKWNDLLEVLKPKGRYAVSGAIGGAIVELDIRTLYLKDLSFFGCTVLEKNVFSNLINRIEKKQIKPLVSKVFDLKDIVQAQKEFLTKKHIGKIVLEIRD, translated from the coding sequence ATGAATACAATCCCAAAAACAATGAATGCATTACTAATGACTGGTAATGGTGACTATGATAAATTAAAATTTGAAACAAACTATAAAACGCCTATTCCTAAAGAAAATGAAGTTTTAATACAAATAAAAGCAGCAGGTGTTAATAATACGGATATTAATACAAGAATTGCTTGGTATTCAAAAAATGATGGAGATAGTGATGATGCCTCATGGACAGGAGAGAGTTTAAAATTTCCTAGAATTCAAGGGGCTGATGTTTGTGGATATATTGTAGATGTTGGAGAAAATATTGACTCTTCACGAATTGGTCAAAGAGTTTTAATAGAACCATGTTTACAGAAAATAAACGGAAAACAATTAGAAAATCCATGGTATTTTGGAAGTGAATGTGACGGAGGTTTTGCACAATTTACAGTAGTTTCAAATGAACACGCTTATGAGATTAAAAGTGATTATTCGGATACTCAATTAGCATCATTCCCTTGCTCTTATTCAACTGCTGAAAACTTACTAACACGCTCAAATGTAAATGAAAATGATATAGTATTAATTTCAGGTGCATCAGGTGGAGTTGGAAGTGCAGCAGTTCAATTAGCCCGTGCAAGAGGTGCAAAAGTAATTGCAATTACTTCAAAATCAAAGTTTGAAGCTATAAAAGAAATTGGAGCAAATCAAGTAGTTTCAAGAGAAGATAATATTGTAGAAGTTCTTGGAAAAAATTCTGTTACAGTTGTAATTGATTTAGTAGCAGGAAAAAAATGGAATGACCTTTTAGAAGTTCTAAAACCAAAAGGAAGATATGCAGTTTCAGGTGCAATTGGTGGAGCTATAGTTGAACTTGATATAAGAACATTATATTTAAAAGATTTATCGTTTTTTGGATGTACAGTTCTTGAAAAAAATGTATTTTCAAATCTTATAAATAGAATAGAAAAAAAGCAAATAAAACCATTAGTTTCTAAAGTTTTTGACTTAAAAGATATTGTTCAAGCACAAAAAGAGTTTTTAACAAAAAAACATATTGGAAAGATTGTGTTAGAAATAAGAGATTAA
- the proX gene encoding glycine betaine/L-proline ABC transporter substrate-binding protein ProX — protein MINKKMFISALASVVVASSLFGAKVTALTSGIAEEMFQTLVVTELLKKMGHEIEGVKDVNYDIAYQTISSNANSDDVYFLASVWDPLHNEKIAALGGDKKILISSDFISNCAQGYLIDKKTADKYNIKYYNDLKKPEIAKLFDTNGNGKANLSGCNAGWGCEKVIEYQLDAYDMRDTVEHDQGEYSALIANTLANYKTGKPILYYTWTPYWVSGKLVPGKDVVFLQVTHSANPNAGSTKLGNGADYGFNINNQKIATNASVKTKHKDIAKLFDIIKIDVNDISGQNMLMTNGQNKQKDIKRHVQTWLEKNKTKVDAWIKEAKAAK, from the coding sequence ATGATAAATAAAAAAATGTTTATAAGTGCTTTAGCTTCAGTTGTTGTAGCTTCAAGTTTATTTGGAGCAAAGGTTACAGCTCTAACTAGTGGTATTGCAGAAGAAATGTTTCAAACATTAGTAGTTACTGAATTATTAAAGAAAATGGGACATGAAATTGAGGGTGTTAAAGATGTAAATTATGATATTGCATACCAAACAATATCAAGTAATGCAAATAGTGATGATGTATATTTCTTAGCTTCTGTATGGGATCCTTTACATAATGAAAAAATTGCTGCTCTTGGAGGAGATAAAAAGATTCTTATATCTTCTGACTTTATTTCAAACTGTGCTCAAGGGTATTTAATAGATAAAAAAACTGCTGACAAATACAATATCAAATATTATAATGATTTAAAAAAACCAGAAATCGCAAAATTATTTGATACAAATGGAAATGGAAAAGCAAATTTATCAGGATGTAATGCAGGTTGGGGATGTGAAAAAGTTATTGAATATCAATTAGATGCTTATGATATGAGAGATACAGTAGAACATGATCAAGGTGAATATTCTGCATTAATTGCAAATACTCTTGCAAACTATAAAACTGGAAAACCTATTTTATATTATACATGGACTCCTTATTGGGTAAGTGGTAAATTAGTTCCTGGAAAAGATGTTGTTTTCTTACAAGTAACACATTCAGCTAATCCAAATGCTGGTTCTACAAAATTAGGAAATGGTGCAGATTATGGATTTAATATTAATAATCAAAAAATTGCAACAAATGCAAGTGTAAAAACAAAACATAAAGATATTGCAAAATTATTTGATATTATTAAAATTGATGTTAATGATATTAGTGGTCAAAATATGCTTATGACAAATGGTCAAAATAAACAAAAAGATATAAAAAGACATGTACAAACATGGTTAGAAAAAAACAAAACTAAAGTTGACGCTTGGATAAAAGAAGCTAAGGCTGCTAAATAA
- the proW gene encoding glycine betaine/L-proline ABC transporter permease ProW — translation MANDPWGNASAAQETKESSVNWTSDESQTPIEEIKDFDILNPFDDVLIPFDSWTNTGIDWLVENFRDVFLAAKAPIDVVLKSIESFLLYLNPYVVILFFVLLALQVSSKKLAFGTLVSLFLIGFIGAWEESMITLSLVITAVLFSIIIGLPLGIWSAKSDTVNKVLRPILDAMQTTPAFVYLIPIVMLFGIGNVPGVIVTIIFALPPLIRLTNLGIRQVPDDLIEASRSFGASSSQMLWKVQIPVAMPTIMAGINQTLMLALSMVVIASMIAVGGLGQMVLRGIGRLDIGLAAVGGLGIVLLAVILDRLTQEMGNTDKNDKRRWYEKGPIGLIYKFKKEKNDK, via the coding sequence ATGGCTAATGATCCATGGGGTAATGCGTCCGCAGCACAAGAAACTAAAGAATCTTCAGTAAACTGGACAAGTGACGAATCTCAAACACCTATTGAAGAGATAAAAGATTTTGATATTTTAAATCCTTTTGATGATGTTCTTATTCCTTTTGATTCTTGGACAAACACAGGAATTGATTGGTTAGTTGAAAATTTTAGAGATGTATTTTTAGCAGCAAAAGCTCCGATTGATGTAGTTTTAAAATCAATTGAAAGTTTTTTATTATATTTAAATCCATATGTAGTAATTTTGTTTTTTGTATTATTAGCTTTACAAGTTTCTAGTAAAAAACTTGCTTTTGGAACTTTAGTTTCATTATTTTTAATTGGTTTTATAGGTGCTTGGGAAGAATCAATGATTACTTTATCTTTAGTAATTACAGCTGTTTTATTTTCAATAATTATAGGACTCCCTTTAGGTATATGGTCTGCAAAAAGTGATACAGTAAATAAGGTTTTACGACCAATTTTAGATGCAATGCAAACAACACCTGCTTTTGTATATTTAATTCCTATTGTAATGTTATTTGGTATTGGTAATGTCCCTGGAGTTATTGTAACAATAATCTTTGCACTGCCACCATTAATTAGACTTACAAATCTAGGAATTAGACAAGTACCTGACGATTTGATTGAAGCTTCTAGATCTTTTGGAGCTAGTTCTTCTCAAATGTTATGGAAAGTTCAAATTCCAGTAGCAATGCCTACAATTATGGCAGGAATCAATCAAACACTAATGCTTGCACTTTCAATGGTAGTTATTGCTTCAATGATTGCAGTTGGTGGTTTAGGTCAAATGGTTCTTCGTGGAATTGGTAGATTAGATATTGGTCTAGCTGCTGTTGGTGGTCTTGGAATTGTACTTCTTGCCGTTATTTTAGATAGATTAACACAAGAGATGGGAAATACAGACAAAAACGATAAAAGAAGATGGTATGAAAAAGGCCCTATAGGTCTTATTTATAAATTTAAAAAGGAAAAAAATGATAAATAA
- the proV gene encoding glycine betaine/L-proline ABC transporter ATP-binding protein ProV, whose translation MKRSYSINNTKLTVKNVFKVFGDNPKKALKMLENGKSKEDIFTQTGMTIGVQDASFEIYEGEIFVIMGLSGSGKSTLVRLLNRLIEPTSGQIFIDDIDVTNLNDKELIEIRRKKISMVFQSFALMPHMNIIDNASFGLELSGIPKKERYEAAQKALEQVGLEHHAQSFPDELSGGMQQRVGLARALANDPDIMLMDEAFSALDPLIRAEMQDELIELQEKEKRTIVFISHDLDEAIRIGDRIAIMQNGEVCQVGTPEEIINEPANDYVKSFFRGVDVTSVLSATHIAKKLKPTIIKKDGLGIKSALQYISDYDEDYAYFVEKSGRYIGVLTLESLKEQKKLEGSILDAVIDEKPINENLQISEFISDVAGHIYPTAVINDEGKYKGTISKSRLLKVFDEGVDNG comes from the coding sequence ATGAAAAGGAGTTACAGTATTAATAATACAAAACTAACAGTTAAAAATGTTTTTAAAGTATTTGGAGATAATCCAAAAAAAGCTTTAAAAATGTTAGAAAATGGAAAGAGTAAAGAAGATATTTTCACTCAAACAGGTATGACAATAGGAGTTCAAGACGCTAGTTTTGAAATTTATGAAGGTGAAATTTTTGTAATTATGGGTTTATCAGGTTCAGGTAAATCAACTTTAGTACGACTTTTAAATAGACTAATTGAACCAACTTCAGGTCAAATCTTTATTGATGATATAGATGTTACAAACTTAAACGATAAAGAGCTTATTGAGATAAGAAGAAAAAAAATATCAATGGTTTTTCAATCTTTCGCACTAATGCCACATATGAACATAATTGATAATGCATCTTTTGGTTTAGAACTAAGTGGAATTCCTAAAAAAGAAAGATATGAAGCAGCACAAAAAGCATTAGAACAAGTTGGACTTGAACATCACGCACAATCTTTTCCTGATGAATTAAGTGGTGGAATGCAGCAACGTGTAGGATTAGCACGTGCTTTAGCAAATGATCCAGATATTATGCTTATGGATGAAGCTTTTTCAGCACTAGATCCATTAATTAGAGCAGAAATGCAAGATGAATTAATAGAACTTCAAGAAAAAGAGAAAAGAACAATTGTATTTATTTCTCATGATTTAGATGAAGCTATTAGAATTGGAGATAGAATCGCAATTATGCAAAATGGTGAAGTTTGCCAAGTTGGAACTCCTGAAGAAATTATTAATGAACCTGCAAATGATTATGTAAAATCATTTTTTAGAGGTGTTGATGTAACTTCTGTTTTAAGTGCTACTCATATTGCAAAAAAATTGAAACCTACAATTATCAAAAAAGATGGTTTAGGAATAAAATCAGCATTACAATATATTAGTGATTATGATGAAGACTATGCATATTTTGTAGAAAAAAGTGGTAGATACATTGGTGTTTTAACTTTAGAATCTTTAAAAGAACAGAAAAAACTTGAAGGTTCTATTCTTGATGCAGTAATTGATGAAAAACCAATTAATGAAAACTTACAAATTTCAGAGTTTATTTCAGATGTTGCAGGACACATATATCCTACAGCTGTAATAAATGATGAGGGAAAATATAAAGGAACAATTTCAAAAAGTAGATTGTTAAAAGTATTCGATGAAGGAGTTGATAATGGCTAA